A stretch of DNA from Blastocatellia bacterium:
CCGTACACGGTTGACGTCACCAAGTTGCGCGTGACGCTGGGACGGTCGGTGCGCAATGACGTATGCCTGGAGGACCCCTTTGCTTCTCGCGTGCATGCCGAGATTCGCTGCGAGGGGAAGGCCTGCTGGCTGACCGATCTCGGCAGTGCCAACGGAACTTTCGTCAACGGCGTGCGCATCAGCGGCACGGTCCAGATCTTTCCCGGCGATCGGTTGCACATCGGCGAGACGCTCATCGAGATTCATCCGATGGCCGCTACTCCTCTGGCCACGTCGCAGACGGTGGCCGGGGAGAAAGTCTCGACGACCGAAATCATCGCCACGCCGGAGACTCTGGTATCCTCCGCCGAACGGCCGGTCACGCCAGCGCCGGAGTTGCTGTCGGTGATCGAAACCGTACGCACCGCCGGGGGGAAAGAGATCTCGCCGGAGGTCGCCCGGAGCAAAGAACTCCTCGCCGTCATCAGCCAGGTGGGACTGGCGCTGCTATCGCAGGTCTCTCTGGACGAAGTGCTCAAACAGATTGTCGGGCTCGTGCTCGACGCCATTCCGGCGGATCGCGCCTTCCTCTTTCTCCGCGAGACCGGTCAGGGTGATCTCATCTGCAAGGTCGCCTGCTACCGGGGCCGGGAACCCGCGGAGGTGGAGAGCGTGGTGACCATCAGCCGCTCGATCACCGAAGAAGTCGTCGGACGCGGACGTTCCGTCCTCACCTCCGATGCGCTGGCCGACGAGCGGTTTCGCCAGCGCGAGTCCATCTTGCTCAGCGGGATTCGCTCGATCATGGCCGTTCCGCTGTCGGTCAACAATCAGGTCATCGGCATGATCTACGTTGACAGTCCCATGAACGTCAACTGCTTCAGCGACGAGGACCTGCAGCTCCTGACGACGATCGGGTCGGTGGCCGCCATCAAGATCGAGAACGCCCTGCTGCTCGAACAGCGCATCGAAAGCGAACGCATCAAACAGCAACTGAACAATGCCCGCGATATTCAGTTTCGACTCCTACCGGTGACCCCGCCGACAGTCGAGAACTACGATCTGACGGGGATCAGCTTCCCCTGCTATGAAGTCGGCGGCGATTACTTCGATTTCATCCCGCTCGCCGGCGGTCGTCTCGGGATCGGTCTGGGCGATGTGGCGGGCAAAGGCATGGATGCGGCTCTGCTCATGTCGAGTTTGCACGCCAGCGTGCGGGCCCAGGCTCTCACGTCCTCTTCCATTGCCGAAAAGATCGGAGCGGTGAACCGCTATATCTGCGAAAACACGCCGATGAATAAATTCGTGACGCTCTTTTACGGAGAACTCGATCCGCGCGAGCACGTTTTGCGGTACACCAATGCCGGGCACAATCCGCCGTTGCTCGTGTGCGCCGACGGGCGTCTGGAGACGCTCGACATCGGAGGCATTCCGGTGGGGATCAGCGAAGCGATCAGTTACGAGGAAGGACTCGTTCGGTTTGATCCCGGCGATGTGCTTTTGCTCTTCAGCGATGGCATCAGCGAGAGCGTCAACGAACGCGGTGAGGAATTCGGCGTC
This window harbors:
- a CDS encoding SpoIIE family protein phosphatase, with translation MVKLLIKTPGKQPYTVDVTKLRVTLGRSVRNDVCLEDPFASRVHAEIRCEGKACWLTDLGSANGTFVNGVRISGTVQIFPGDRLHIGETLIEIHPMAATPLATSQTVAGEKVSTTEIIATPETLVSSAERPVTPAPELLSVIETVRTAGGKEISPEVARSKELLAVISQVGLALLSQVSLDEVLKQIVGLVLDAIPADRAFLFLRETGQGDLICKVACYRGREPAEVESVVTISRSITEEVVGRGRSVLTSDALADERFRQRESILLSGIRSIMAVPLSVNNQVIGMIYVDSPMNVNCFSDEDLQLLTTIGSVAAIKIENALLLEQRIESERIKQQLNNARDIQFRLLPVTPPTVENYDLTGISFPCYEVGGDYFDFIPLAGGRLGIGLGDVAGKGMDAALLMSSLHASVRAQALTSSSIAEKIGAVNRYICENTPMNKFVTLFYGELDPREHVLRYTNAGHNPPLLVCADGRLETLDIGGIPVGISEAISYEEGLVRFDPGDVLLLFSDGISESVNERGEEFGVTRLVEVVTRHRHLRPAQLRDRIDEALSQFVGKARPADDMTLVIVKRVQ